One segment of Fundulus heteroclitus isolate FHET01 unplaced genomic scaffold, MU-UCD_Fhet_4.1 scaffold_153, whole genome shotgun sequence DNA contains the following:
- the LOC105924423 gene encoding ladderlectin isoform X2 has translation MKLLAVCVLVFSVMAQTRADPIQDDGSTDQEVDLVQRSSCPPGWSPIKNRCFRYVPKPMTWARAERHCLSMGAHLASVNCLNEYHQVQSLITTASHGSKETWIGGTNAQETSIWFWSDGSPLHYTNWCHGEPNNGGNRQHCLQMNYSGEKCWDDDTCSVRRPSVCAKKI, from the exons atgaagCTGCTGGCTGTGTGTGTCCTGGTTTTTTCTGTGATGGCTCAGACCAGAGCTGATC CTATCCAAGATGATGGTTCCACTGATCAAG AAGTTGACTTGGTCCAGAGATCTTCTTGTCCTCCCGGCTGGTCTCCAATCAAGAATCGCTGCTTTCGCTATGTTCCCAAACCCATGACCTGGGCTAGAGCTGAG AGACACTGTCTGTCCATGGGGGCACACCTTGCATCAGTTAATTGCTTGAACGAGTACCATCAGGTTCAGTCTCTGATAACTACGGCATCTCACGGGTCCAAAGAAACATGGATTGGAGGCACTAACGCACAGGAG ACGAGCATTTGGTTTTGGAGCGATGGAAGCCCTCTGCACTACACAAACTGGTGTCACGGAGAGCCTAATAATGGGGGAAACAGGCAGCACTGTTTGCAGATGAACtattctg GTGAAAAGTGCTGGGATGACGACACCTGTTCTGTCCGTCGTCCTTCTGTCTGCGCCAAGAAAATCTAA
- the LOC105924423 gene encoding ladderlectin isoform X1, with product MKLLAVCVLVFSVMAQTRADPIQDDGSTDQEEVDLVQRSSCPPGWSPIKNRCFRYVPKPMTWARAERHCLSMGAHLASVNCLNEYHQVQSLITTASHGSKETWIGGTNAQETSIWFWSDGSPLHYTNWCHGEPNNGGNRQHCLQMNYSGEKCWDDDTCSVRRPSVCAKKI from the exons atgaagCTGCTGGCTGTGTGTGTCCTGGTTTTTTCTGTGATGGCTCAGACCAGAGCTGATC CTATCCAAGATGATGGTTCCACTGATCAAG AAGAAGTTGACTTGGTCCAGAGATCTTCTTGTCCTCCCGGCTGGTCTCCAATCAAGAATCGCTGCTTTCGCTATGTTCCCAAACCCATGACCTGGGCTAGAGCTGAG AGACACTGTCTGTCCATGGGGGCACACCTTGCATCAGTTAATTGCTTGAACGAGTACCATCAGGTTCAGTCTCTGATAACTACGGCATCTCACGGGTCCAAAGAAACATGGATTGGAGGCACTAACGCACAGGAG ACGAGCATTTGGTTTTGGAGCGATGGAAGCCCTCTGCACTACACAAACTGGTGTCACGGAGAGCCTAATAATGGGGGAAACAGGCAGCACTGTTTGCAGATGAACtattctg GTGAAAAGTGCTGGGATGACGACACCTGTTCTGTCCGTCGTCCTTCTGTCTGCGCCAAGAAAATCTAA
- the LOC118558739 gene encoding ladderlectin-like — MGDPAGMENELAAEEAVVDEEVDMVKRSSSCPPGWSLIKCRCFHYVAKALSWARAEKNCLSMGANLASVHDLDEYHQVQSLITTASHGSEETWIGGTNAQETSVWLWSDGSPLHYTNWCRGEPNNYKGGQRCLQINYSGGKCWDDYHCSGLLPSVCAKKI, encoded by the exons ATGGGAGATCcagcag GTATGGAAAATGAACTTGCAGCTGAGGAGGCTGTTGTAGACG AAGAAGTTGACATGGTCAAGAGATCCAGTTCTTGTCCTCCTGGCTGGTCTCTGATTAAGTGTCGCTGCTTCCACTATGTTGCCAAAGCCTTGTCTTGGGCTAGAGCTGAG AAAAACTGTCTGTCCATGGGGGCAAACCTGGCATCAGTTCATGACTTGGACGAGTACCATCAGGTTCAGTCTCTGATAACTACGGCATCTCATGGGTCCGAAGAAACATGGATTGGAGGCACTAACGCACAGGAG ACGAGCGTTTGGCTTTGGAGTGATGGAAGCCCTCTGCACTACACAAACTGGTGTCGAGGAGAGCCTAATAATTATAAGGGAGGGCAGCGCTGTTTGCAGATAAACTATTCag GTGGAAAGTGCTGGGATGACTACCATTGTTCTGGCCTACTTCCTTCTGTCTGCGCCAAGAAAATCTGA